The Lichenihabitans psoromatis genome contains a region encoding:
- a CDS encoding DUF1284 domain-containing protein: MIALRAHHLLCMLTFVGRGYSASFVQNLAGIVARIDEGESIEIVDGPDDICAPLLTDPDAHCRLTRVRSRDIAASEALDAELGIDARAGSRFSVPPALLMRLRSRFQASSIRGACAGCEWAALCTDVASENFIQSKLQGSGQSAA, translated from the coding sequence ATGATCGCGCTGCGGGCTCATCACCTGCTGTGTATGCTGACATTCGTGGGACGCGGATATTCCGCGTCCTTCGTGCAAAATCTGGCCGGTATCGTTGCGCGGATCGACGAGGGCGAATCGATCGAGATCGTCGATGGTCCGGATGACATCTGCGCGCCCCTTCTGACCGACCCCGATGCCCACTGTAGGTTGACGCGGGTTCGGTCACGAGACATCGCCGCAAGCGAGGCGCTGGACGCCGAATTGGGCATCGATGCCAGGGCAGGATCTCGTTTTTCTGTTCCTCCCGCTCTGCTGATGCGGCTCCGTTCTCGTTTCCAAGCATCATCGATTCGCGGCGCTTGTGCGGGCTGCGAGTGGGCAGCGCTGTGCACGGATGTTGCGAGCGAAAATTTCATCCAATCGAAACTTCAGGGAAGCGGGCAGTCCGCAGCCTAG
- a CDS encoding biotin transporter BioY, translating to MSRSPTSSFPVLPLYGSGAAPIAQIVAVIVGTGVLAASSWIQVPMIPVPITMQTLAITMIGAFYGWRLALATVVAWFAEAAFGLPVLAGGAAGIAHFVGPTGGYLLGFAIAAGVVGLAAEQGLLRRSLAMSLGVMLAANALIIAIGCVWLARFVGWEASITAGATPFIVGGIVKAALATGIYEAVGKRA from the coding sequence ATGAGCCGATCGCCAACTTCGTCGTTTCCCGTTCTTCCCCTTTATGGCAGCGGCGCCGCGCCGATCGCCCAGATCGTGGCTGTCATTGTCGGGACTGGGGTGCTGGCCGCTTCGTCCTGGATCCAGGTCCCGATGATCCCCGTGCCGATCACGATGCAGACCCTAGCGATCACGATGATCGGCGCCTTCTACGGATGGCGTTTGGCTCTTGCGACGGTCGTGGCCTGGTTTGCCGAAGCGGCGTTCGGCTTGCCGGTTCTGGCGGGAGGCGCGGCCGGCATCGCTCATTTCGTCGGCCCCACCGGCGGCTATCTTCTCGGTTTTGCAATCGCGGCCGGCGTTGTCGGCCTTGCGGCGGAGCAAGGCTTGTTGCGCCGTTCGCTTGCGATGTCGCTGGGCGTCATGCTGGCGGCGAACGCACTGATCATCGCGATCGGTTGTGTCTGGCTGGCGCGATTCGTCGGCTGGGAAGCCTCGATCACGGCGGGCGCGACGCCCTTTATCGTCGGTGGGATCGTCAAAGCCGCCTTGGCGACCGGCATCTATGAAGCGGTCGGTAAGCGGGCCTGA
- a CDS encoding MetQ/NlpA family ABC transporter substrate-binding protein has product MVLASTRRAVLAASFALMAGLPLAAQAGQTVRVGIMSAEDEDVWAVVAKEAAKQGLTLKLVVFNDYTQPNEALESGELDANAFQHKPYLDNQIKTRGYHIVPVGYTAVWPIGLYSRKVKAVADLPKGAVVGVPNDPSNEGRALRLLESQGLISLKPDAGILATTADIVNNPKGLAIKELDAGMLGRSIDDLDAAVVNTDWALKSGLSPDKERISIEPTENNPYRNFIAVKAGHENDAWVKTLVASYQNDTIRDTLKTVYKGTALAAW; this is encoded by the coding sequence ATGGTGCTCGCCTCTACCCGCCGTGCCGTGCTGGCCGCCAGCTTTGCCCTCATGGCTGGTCTTCCGCTCGCAGCGCAAGCCGGACAGACAGTGCGGGTCGGCATCATGAGCGCTGAAGACGAGGACGTCTGGGCCGTCGTCGCCAAAGAGGCCGCCAAGCAGGGTCTCACGCTGAAACTCGTCGTGTTCAACGATTACACGCAGCCGAATGAGGCGCTGGAAAGCGGCGAACTCGACGCGAATGCCTTCCAGCACAAGCCCTATCTCGACAATCAGATCAAGACGCGCGGCTACCACATCGTGCCGGTCGGCTATACGGCTGTCTGGCCCATCGGCCTCTATTCGCGCAAGGTCAAAGCCGTCGCCGATCTTCCGAAGGGCGCCGTGGTCGGCGTGCCGAACGACCCCAGCAACGAGGGCCGCGCGCTTCGCCTGCTCGAATCGCAAGGGCTCATCTCGTTGAAGCCCGATGCCGGCATTCTGGCCACCACGGCCGACATCGTGAACAACCCGAAAGGCCTGGCGATCAAGGAATTGGACGCCGGAATGTTGGGGCGCTCCATCGACGATCTCGATGCGGCCGTGGTCAATACAGATTGGGCGTTGAAGTCGGGGTTGTCCCCCGACAAGGAACGTATCAGCATCGAACCGACCGAGAACAATCCCTATCGCAATTTCATCGCCGTCAAGGCCGGGCACGAGAACGACGCTTGGGTCAAGACGCTCGTGGCGTCCTACCAGAACGACACAATCCGCGACACGTTGAAGACCGTCTATAAAGGGACGGCTTTGGCCGCCTGGTGA
- a CDS encoding ATP-binding cassette domain-containing protein yields MQDRLGPKNDRVAPARPAQADPIVSMVDVRKRFGALAAVDGITLSVMPGEILGIIGRSGAGKSTLIRCLNGLERPESGRVEILGQSLDDLSEPDLRRVRGRIGMIFQHFNLLSSKTVAENVALPLKIAGVPATQRRARISDMLHLVGLDAKTNAYPAQLSGGQKQRVGIARALAASPALLLSDEATSALDPETTASILDLLRDINRQLGLTIVLITHEMSVIRALAQRVIVLDKGQIAEQGPTQRIFTAPATELTRRLIGSDHRHAALSPDRLSPTYQPGHFAMLRMVLQPSESAARILSALATAFGREPLLLDATLDPINGRIVQTLTLAVFDADAQRITTLRETLALPATSIELVGYAQHPL; encoded by the coding sequence ATGCAGGACCGGCTTGGACCAAAAAATGACCGCGTTGCCCCCGCGCGTCCGGCCCAGGCGGACCCGATCGTCAGTATGGTCGACGTGCGGAAGCGGTTCGGTGCGCTTGCGGCGGTCGACGGGATCACCTTGTCGGTGATGCCGGGCGAAATCCTCGGCATCATCGGTCGCAGCGGGGCCGGCAAGTCGACGCTGATCCGTTGCCTCAACGGGCTCGAGCGACCCGAGAGTGGACGCGTCGAGATCCTCGGGCAGAGCCTCGATGATCTGTCCGAGCCGGACCTTCGTCGGGTCCGTGGCCGGATCGGGATGATCTTCCAGCATTTCAACCTTCTCTCGTCGAAGACGGTCGCCGAGAATGTCGCCTTGCCGCTGAAAATTGCGGGCGTCCCGGCGACCCAGCGGCGGGCCAGAATCTCCGACATGCTGCATCTCGTCGGCCTGGACGCGAAGACGAATGCCTATCCGGCACAACTCTCCGGCGGCCAGAAGCAGCGCGTCGGCATCGCGCGCGCACTGGCCGCCAGTCCGGCGCTTCTCCTCTCCGACGAGGCGACATCAGCGCTCGATCCTGAAACCACGGCCTCTATTCTCGACCTGTTGCGCGACATCAACCGGCAACTCGGGCTGACCATCGTCCTGATCACCCATGAAATGAGCGTCATCCGCGCACTGGCCCAACGCGTGATCGTGCTCGACAAAGGGCAGATCGCCGAACAGGGGCCGACGCAACGGATCTTCACCGCGCCGGCGACGGAGCTGACGCGCCGCCTGATCGGCTCCGACCATCGACACGCCGCGCTCTCGCCGGACCGGCTTTCTCCGACATACCAGCCGGGTCATTTTGCAATGCTTCGCATGGTGCTCCAGCCGTCCGAGAGCGCCGCCCGCATTCTATCCGCCCTCGCGACGGCCTTCGGCCGAGAACCGCTGCTGCTCGACGCGACACTCGATCCTATCAACGGCCGAATTGTTCAGACCCTGACGCTCGCGGTTTTTGACGCGGACGCGCAGCGCATCACAACTCTGCGCGAAACTCTCGCCTTGCCTGCAACATCCATCGAGTTGGTCGGATATGCCCAGCATCCCCTATGA
- a CDS encoding methionine ABC transporter permease gives MPSIPYDRLLIALWETGIMTAVSGLISFVIGLPLGLVLIGTTPGGLWTNVPLNRVLGAIVNAFRSLPFIILLVALIPLTRALVGTSIGTAAAIVPLSIAAIPYYARVAEVSLREVDRGLIEAVRAMGGSTLTVVREVLVPEALPGLISGFTVTLVLLIGASAMAGAVGAGGLGDLAIRYGYQRFDTPVMIAVIVVLIGLVALIQALGDRLARALDHR, from the coding sequence ATGCCCAGCATCCCCTATGATCGACTGCTGATTGCCCTTTGGGAGACCGGCATTATGACCGCCGTGTCGGGCCTCATTAGCTTTGTGATCGGCTTGCCGCTTGGCCTCGTGTTGATCGGCACGACCCCTGGTGGCCTTTGGACGAATGTGCCGCTCAACCGGGTACTCGGCGCCATCGTCAACGCATTCCGGTCGCTGCCCTTCATCATTCTCCTGGTCGCCCTCATTCCGCTGACCCGCGCGCTTGTCGGCACCTCGATCGGCACCGCCGCCGCCATTGTGCCGCTCTCGATCGCGGCAATTCCCTATTATGCGCGGGTTGCGGAAGTTTCGTTGCGCGAGGTGGATCGCGGCTTGATCGAGGCCGTCAGGGCCATGGGCGGCAGCACGCTCACGGTGGTTCGCGAGGTGCTGGTTCCCGAGGCGCTGCCCGGGCTGATCTCGGGCTTTACGGTCACGTTGGTGCTGTTGATCGGAGCATCGGCGATGGCGGGTGCGGTCGGCGCTGGGGGCCTCGGTGATTTGGCGATTCGCTATGGCTATCAACGATTCGACACGCCTGTAATGATCGCGGTCATCGTCGTGCTGATCGGCTTGGTGGCGCTGATCCAAGCGCTGGGTGACCGGCTTGCGCGGGCGCTCGACCATCGCTGA
- a CDS encoding alkylphosphonate utilization protein — MSDVKDSNGAALTDGDSVTLIKDLKVKGTSVTLKRGTLVKNIRLTDDVDEVECNVEKVKGLVLKTQFLKKA, encoded by the coding sequence ATGTCGGATGTGAAGGATAGTAACGGAGCTGCGCTCACCGATGGCGACTCGGTGACCCTCATCAAGGATCTGAAGGTCAAAGGCACCTCCGTGACGCTGAAGCGCGGCACTTTGGTCAAGAACATCCGGCTCACCGACGATGTCGACGAAGTCGAATGCAATGTCGAGAAGGTCAAGGGCCTGGTCCTGAAGACACAGTTCCTGAAGAAAGCTTAA
- a CDS encoding monooxygenase family protein, with protein sequence MQGTNRKTVDLSAYPDLVMVLLGFRVNRLRSIPAFLRLGKGFAEIERDPPEGLLGEERCLYGWNHVGFRQYWRDLDCLERFTRSAPHSVWWREFLSDSHGAGFWHEAYSAKGGIEAIYIGMPKATGLAAFAPPRNPVGPFMSGRDRLKDDAAKRASAA encoded by the coding sequence ATGCAAGGCACAAACCGCAAGACCGTCGACCTCAGCGCTTATCCTGATCTTGTCATGGTGCTCCTGGGGTTCAGAGTGAACCGGCTGCGCTCGATCCCGGCGTTTCTGCGTTTGGGCAAGGGCTTCGCTGAGATCGAGCGTGATCCGCCCGAGGGTTTGCTTGGCGAGGAAAGGTGTTTGTATGGCTGGAACCATGTGGGTTTCAGGCAATATTGGCGCGATCTCGACTGTCTCGAACGGTTCACGCGGTCCGCTCCCCATTCGGTGTGGTGGCGCGAGTTTCTGAGCGATTCGCACGGCGCGGGTTTCTGGCACGAAGCCTACAGCGCGAAAGGCGGCATCGAGGCGATCTACATCGGTATGCCGAAAGCAACGGGCTTAGCGGCCTTTGCGCCGCCCCGAAATCCGGTCGGCCCGTTCATGTCCGGCCGGGATCGGTTGAAGGACGATGCCGCTAAGCGGGCCTCGGCCGCGTAA
- a CDS encoding TetR/AcrR family transcriptional regulator: protein MDEKNDLRTRLIRQAMLLLDEQPDELTLRGVARAAGVSAMAPYRHFADKAALMNTVKESGFASLREVLIEADRAENDQAALVAQGLAYIAFAVAHPALFRLMFTDPKLDALSEPPSGDTAYGVLAGRIAKLLPDRAATAVTAAWAMVHGLATLTLDGRLSRDSGHARAVLDLFVDGLGRAGQH, encoded by the coding sequence GTGGACGAGAAAAACGATCTCCGCACGCGGCTTATCCGGCAAGCCATGCTGCTCTTGGATGAACAGCCGGACGAGTTGACGCTGCGCGGCGTTGCCCGGGCTGCCGGTGTCTCGGCCATGGCGCCATATCGCCATTTCGCCGACAAAGCCGCGCTGATGAACACCGTGAAGGAGAGCGGCTTCGCGTCGCTGCGGGAGGTGCTGATCGAGGCCGACCGTGCCGAGAACGACCAGGCGGCCCTCGTCGCACAGGGGCTCGCCTATATCGCTTTCGCGGTCGCGCATCCCGCCTTGTTCCGACTGATGTTCACCGACCCGAAACTCGACGCGCTCTCCGAGCCTCCCAGCGGCGACACGGCCTATGGTGTGTTGGCCGGCCGCATCGCGAAGCTTCTGCCCGATCGTGCCGCGACGGCCGTGACGGCGGCTTGGGCAATGGTGCATGGTCTTGCGACCCTCACGCTCGATGGGCGGCTATCGCGCGATTCTGGTCACGCCCGAGCGGTCCTCGATCTTTTCGTGGATGGTCTCGGCCGCGCTGGGCAACACTGA
- a CDS encoding DUF4142 domain-containing protein, with the protein MAFRIAIAALGIALFAAPARATDTKAEIDFVTRASNANLFAIAESRLALDHATDPRLTAFARRMIDEHETTEAALGPAASGSGVTVPMTLDPDHQARVAMLRATFGAPFDKAYVADQAENHSNALTLYADYMLLGEDAGLKAFATTMIPVAEAQFKAAQALSAE; encoded by the coding sequence ATGGCTTTCCGGATTGCGATCGCGGCCCTTGGGATCGCGCTGTTTGCAGCACCCGCCCGAGCGACGGACACCAAGGCCGAAATCGACTTCGTGACACGGGCATCCAACGCCAATCTCTTCGCGATCGCGGAATCACGGCTGGCTCTCGACCATGCCACCGATCCTCGGCTGACAGCTTTCGCGCGCCGCATGATCGATGAGCATGAAACGACGGAGGCGGCGCTCGGGCCGGCGGCGTCCGGTTCCGGCGTGACGGTTCCGATGACGCTCGATCCCGATCATCAGGCGCGCGTGGCGATGCTGCGTGCAACGTTCGGCGCACCCTTCGACAAAGCCTATGTGGCCGATCAGGCGGAGAACCACTCCAACGCTCTGACGCTCTATGCCGACTACATGCTGCTCGGCGAGGATGCGGGCCTGAAGGCTTTCGCGACCACGATGATCCCGGTCGCAGAGGCGCAGTTCAAAGCCGCCCAGGCGCTCTCGGCGGAGTGA
- a CDS encoding site-specific integrase has translation MAQGRITKRLIDALQADGRDAVTWDGELTGFGVRMRPSGAKSFIVSYRLGGRNAPMRKVTIGAVGKIDVEKARAEARRILAGAELGQDRAADLARSRAELSIAGLCDLYLAEGCETKKASTLATDRGRIERHIKPLLGGKRVGELTRIDVERFMRDVANGKTAADIRTKKHGRAIVEGGKGTATRTIGLLGGILTFAVVRGMRADNPVRGVKRYTDKKGQVFLSAEQLGKVGAALAEAERQGANPSAVAIIRLLAFTGARKGEIVGLRKDELDLTRGYLRLHDSKTGQKAIPIGAPAIEVLTGLPMLEGTPFVFPASTGAMSFQGVEKVWRKVRVAAGFPNLRLHDLRHSYASAGLARGDSLSVIGAILGHADVKTTSRYAHLADDPIRAAANGIARSVQAAFENQPAARVIPLRSTGSSS, from the coding sequence ATGGCGCAGGGTCGGATCACAAAGCGCTTGATTGACGCGCTTCAGGCGGACGGACGCGACGCTGTCACTTGGGACGGCGAACTGACGGGATTCGGCGTGCGCATGCGGCCCTCGGGTGCGAAGTCGTTCATCGTCTCCTATCGTCTCGGCGGGCGGAATGCGCCGATGCGAAAGGTGACGATAGGGGCGGTCGGCAAGATTGATGTCGAGAAGGCGCGGGCCGAGGCGAGACGCATCCTGGCGGGGGCAGAACTTGGGCAGGATCGTGCCGCAGACCTCGCACGGTCTCGCGCGGAACTCAGCATCGCAGGTTTATGCGACCTCTACCTTGCCGAGGGGTGCGAGACGAAAAAGGCCAGCACGCTTGCAACCGATCGCGGGCGCATCGAGCGACACATCAAGCCGCTGCTCGGCGGGAAACGGGTTGGCGAACTGACGCGTATTGATGTCGAGCGTTTCATGCGTGATGTCGCGAACGGCAAGACCGCCGCCGATATTCGAACGAAGAAGCACGGTCGGGCAATCGTAGAGGGTGGCAAAGGCACGGCGACCCGGACCATCGGTCTCCTTGGTGGCATTCTGACGTTTGCCGTCGTACGCGGCATGCGGGCCGACAATCCGGTGCGGGGGGTCAAGCGCTATACGGACAAAAAGGGGCAAGTCTTTCTATCGGCGGAGCAGCTCGGCAAGGTCGGCGCTGCGCTGGCCGAAGCAGAACGTCAGGGCGCCAATCCGTCGGCGGTGGCGATCATTCGGCTCCTCGCATTCACTGGGGCAAGGAAGGGTGAAATCGTTGGTCTAAGGAAAGACGAACTCGACCTCACACGCGGCTACCTCCGGCTTCACGATTCGAAAACGGGGCAGAAGGCGATCCCGATCGGCGCACCAGCAATTGAGGTTTTGACCGGATTGCCCATGCTTGAGGGTACGCCGTTCGTTTTCCCCGCATCGACAGGCGCGATGTCATTCCAGGGTGTCGAGAAGGTCTGGCGGAAGGTGCGGGTCGCGGCTGGCTTCCCCAATCTTCGGCTTCACGATCTAAGGCACAGCTACGCCTCGGCGGGCTTGGCACGCGGCGATAGCCTCTCTGTCATTGGCGCAATCCTTGGGCATGCCGACGTGAAGACGACCAGTCGCTACGCCCATCTCGCCGACGATCCAATCCGGGCGGCGGCGAACGGCATCGCCCGGTCGGTTCAGGCTGCCTTCGAAAACCAGCCTGCCGCGCGCGTGATCCCTCTTCGGAGCACAGGAAGTTCGTCTTAA
- a CDS encoding restriction endonuclease, translated as MTAPDPVDALPDYQSIMLPVLRAAADGEQRIGAVVQRLGDELGLSEGARAALLASGRQTIFANRVHWAKTYLAKAGLVEATRRAHFQLTKRGSDVLATKPERIDNRFLSRFEEFRQFSNRSAQSTYDEVIPDPSDAAYRTPDETMRAAHRQIEAALAEDLLDRVRAAPPEFFERLIVNLLLAMGYGGSAADAGRALGRSGDDGVDGVIDQDALGLDRIYIQAKRYAAGNSVGPGAIRDFFGSLDRHKAAKGLFVTTSSFTSSARETADYLSKRIVLIDGEQLTRLMIRHNVGCRIEEVLPVKKVDEDFFE; from the coding sequence ATGACCGCGCCCGATCCCGTCGATGCCCTCCCCGACTATCAGAGCATCATGCTGCCGGTGCTGCGGGCTGCCGCCGACGGAGAACAACGTATCGGCGCGGTAGTGCAGCGCCTCGGCGACGAGCTGGGGCTGAGCGAGGGGGCGCGGGCCGCCCTGCTGGCCTCAGGCCGCCAGACCATTTTCGCCAACCGCGTCCATTGGGCCAAGACCTACCTGGCCAAGGCGGGGCTGGTGGAGGCGACCCGGCGGGCCCATTTCCAACTGACCAAGCGCGGCTCCGACGTGCTCGCCACCAAACCCGAGCGGATCGACAATCGCTTCCTCAGCCGCTTCGAGGAATTTCGCCAATTCAGCAACCGATCCGCTCAGTCAACCTACGATGAGGTCATTCCCGATCCAAGCGACGCCGCCTACCGGACGCCGGACGAGACTATGCGCGCTGCGCATCGTCAGATCGAGGCGGCGCTGGCCGAGGACCTTCTGGACCGCGTGCGCGCGGCACCGCCGGAGTTCTTCGAGCGGCTGATCGTGAACCTGCTGCTGGCTATGGGCTATGGCGGCTCGGCTGCGGACGCCGGTCGCGCCCTCGGCCGTAGCGGCGACGATGGTGTGGACGGTGTGATCGATCAGGACGCCCTCGGGCTTGACCGAATCTATATCCAGGCCAAACGCTACGCCGCCGGCAACAGCGTCGGGCCGGGCGCGATCCGCGACTTCTTCGGCAGCCTGGACCGTCACAAGGCCGCGAAGGGCCTGTTCGTCACCACCTCAAGCTTCACAAGCAGCGCCCGCGAAACCGCCGACTACCTGAGCAAGCGCATCGTGCTGATCGACGGCGAGCAACTGACCCGTCTGATGATCCGCCACAACGTGGGCTGTCGAATCGAGGAGGTGCTTCCTGTAAAAAAGGTGGACGAAGATTTCTTCGAGTGA
- a CDS encoding restriction endonuclease subunit S, which translates to MNNRVSLGDVITLEYGRSLPAALRRPGNVPVYGSNGITGWHDEALVTGPVIVVGRKGSIGEVQYEPGPAFPIDTTYYAMPKPGVSVDFRYLFYMLLVARLTELNSATGVPGLNREHAYRVPTRLPPLDEQRRIVGLLDRAAEIRRRADAARAKARAIIPALFLDTFGDPATNPKGWPVQPLAELADIGSGLTKGRKMNGTPTEPTPYLRVANVQADRLDLSDIKMIDATDDDRVRCRLLPGDLLMTEGGDIDKLGRCAIWQGEVELCLHQNHVFRVRMGESVVPDYARAFMQSEAARGYFLRVAKRTTGIASINKTQLGQLPVWVPPLPLQTAFFEQAGRLGSLARHLDVAASKAEAMAAGLSAEVFG; encoded by the coding sequence TTGAACAACCGCGTTTCTTTGGGTGATGTGATCACTCTCGAATATGGGCGATCACTTCCCGCTGCGCTTCGTCGTCCCGGAAATGTTCCTGTCTATGGCTCCAACGGGATAACAGGCTGGCATGATGAGGCGCTTGTAACCGGGCCTGTCATTGTTGTCGGTCGAAAAGGTTCCATTGGTGAGGTGCAGTATGAACCAGGACCTGCATTTCCCATCGACACGACCTATTACGCAATGCCCAAGCCGGGCGTTTCCGTGGACTTTCGCTATCTTTTTTACATGCTGCTGGTAGCTCGGCTTACAGAGTTGAATTCGGCAACGGGCGTTCCCGGCCTTAATCGCGAGCACGCCTATCGTGTCCCGACGAGGCTTCCACCGCTCGACGAGCAGCGTCGGATTGTGGGGCTGTTGGACCGGGCGGCGGAGATCAGGCGCCGCGCCGACGCCGCCCGCGCCAAGGCCCGCGCCATCATCCCCGCCCTCTTCCTCGACACCTTCGGCGACCCCGCCACCAACCCCAAGGGGTGGCCGGTCCAACCGCTGGCCGAATTGGCGGACATCGGTTCAGGATTGACCAAAGGGCGAAAAATGAACGGCACGCCGACCGAGCCGACCCCCTATCTGCGGGTAGCCAACGTGCAGGCCGATCGCCTCGATCTATCCGACATCAAGATGATCGACGCCACCGATGATGATCGGGTCCGATGCAGACTATTGCCCGGAGACCTCCTCATGACCGAGGGCGGCGACATCGACAAGCTCGGAAGATGTGCGATATGGCAAGGTGAAGTCGAGCTGTGCCTGCACCAGAACCACGTCTTCCGCGTGCGAATGGGCGAGTCAGTTGTCCCCGACTATGCTCGCGCCTTCATGCAAAGCGAGGCTGCGCGGGGCTATTTTCTGCGGGTCGCGAAGCGGACAACCGGGATAGCGTCGATCAATAAGACTCAGCTCGGGCAATTGCCGGTCTGGGTTCCCCCTTTGCCGCTGCAAACCGCCTTCTTCGAGCAAGCCGGGCGCCTTGGTTCCCTCGCGCGCCATCTAGACGTTGCTGCCTCCAAGGCGGAAGCCATGGCCGCCGGGCTGTCGGCAGAGGTGTTCGGATGA
- a CDS encoding HsdM family class I SAM-dependent methyltransferase has protein sequence MPFTPDMRRKVDKIRDYLYGGGYPDPLSNAEQLSFLFFFYMIEGIDSANLRQAKATGRDYTSLFAGDWTLRNPLNAPTKGVETVPRERMRWSIWANAMSGEQLVTFVRDEVFPFFATIGDAFGMSFMAQARLSIDEPTVLTQIVTLVNELRLEQADPDTKGDLFEHVLRQIKQAGELGQFRTPRHIIRAIVDLVDPKIGETVYDPAAGTAGFLVAAYEHIRLANSSANGRDVAELEGKTFERGYGDRLNAAQWRKLQAATFYGNDVDPKMVSLASMNLALRGLPDVRILKRNVLTTSFDRQAKAERGLPLDGHDVVLANPPFSGRLDRDRIVDDVRIGTSTATELLFVKYMIDNLAANGRCGVVVPEGVLFGSTGAHKELRRILMQNNRVEAVLSLPGGVFQPYSGVKTSVLVFARGGRTEQVMFLHASNDGFKLDANHEQPIEADDLPGLIAAFNSRGEMLADWQNRDAARAWTENWWFAEAGVIEREDWNLSASRYRPESREAAEHRDPRELLAELRDETAAILGDIEALAAELAEPVA, from the coding sequence ATGCCCTTCACCCCCGACATGCGCCGCAAGGTGGATAAGATCCGCGACTATCTCTATGGCGGCGGCTATCCCGATCCGCTGTCCAATGCCGAGCAGCTCAGCTTCCTGTTCTTCTTCTACATGATCGAGGGTATCGACAGCGCCAACCTGCGCCAGGCCAAGGCCACCGGGCGCGACTACACCTCCCTCTTCGCGGGTGACTGGACGCTCCGCAATCCGTTGAACGCGCCGACGAAAGGCGTGGAGACAGTACCGCGCGAACGGATGCGCTGGTCGATCTGGGCCAACGCCATGTCCGGTGAACAGCTTGTCACCTTCGTGCGCGACGAAGTTTTCCCGTTCTTCGCCACCATTGGCGACGCCTTTGGCATGAGCTTCATGGCGCAGGCGCGTCTGTCCATCGACGAGCCGACCGTGCTGACCCAGATCGTGACTCTGGTGAACGAACTGCGCCTCGAACAGGCGGACCCCGACACCAAAGGCGACTTGTTCGAGCATGTACTGCGCCAGATCAAGCAGGCCGGTGAACTTGGCCAGTTCCGCACGCCGCGGCATATCATCCGCGCCATCGTCGATCTCGTGGACCCAAAGATCGGCGAGACGGTCTATGACCCCGCCGCCGGCACCGCCGGGTTTCTTGTGGCGGCCTATGAGCATATTCGCCTCGCCAATTCTTCGGCCAATGGCCGCGACGTGGCGGAACTGGAGGGCAAGACCTTCGAGCGCGGCTATGGCGACCGGCTGAACGCCGCGCAATGGCGCAAGCTGCAAGCCGCGACCTTCTACGGCAACGATGTCGATCCGAAGATGGTCAGCCTCGCCAGCATGAACCTGGCCCTGCGCGGCCTGCCCGATGTGCGCATCCTTAAGCGCAACGTGCTGACGACCAGCTTCGACCGTCAGGCCAAGGCGGAGCGTGGCTTGCCGCTGGATGGCCATGACGTGGTGCTGGCCAACCCGCCGTTTTCCGGGCGGCTAGACCGTGATCGCATCGTCGATGACGTGCGCATCGGCACATCGACGGCAACCGAACTGCTGTTCGTCAAATACATGATCGACAATCTTGCGGCCAACGGCCGTTGTGGAGTCGTCGTGCCAGAGGGCGTGCTGTTCGGCTCCACCGGCGCGCACAAGGAACTGCGCCGCATCCTGATGCAGAACAACCGGGTCGAGGCGGTGTTGTCGTTGCCCGGCGGGGTGTTCCAGCCATATTCGGGGGTGAAGACATCGGTGCTGGTGTTCGCCAGGGGCGGGCGCACCGAACAGGTGATGTTCCTCCATGCCAGCAATGACGGCTTCAAGCTGGACGCCAACCACGAACAGCCGATCGAGGCCGACGACCTGCCGGGTCTGATCGCCGCGTTCAACAGCCGAGGCGAGATGCTGGCGGATTGGCAGAACCGCGATGCCGCGCGGGCCTGGACGGAAAACTGGTGGTTTGCCGAGGCGGGCGTGATCGAGCGCGAGGATTGGAACCTCTCCGCTTCCCGCTACCGCCCCGAAAGCCGCGAGGCGGCGGAGCACCGTGATCCCCGCGAATTGCTGGCGGAGTTGCGCGATGAAACGGCGGCGATCCTCGGCGATATCGAGGCGCTGGCGGCTGAACTCGCGGAGCCGGTGGCTTGA